In Kitasatospora sp. NA04385, a single genomic region encodes these proteins:
- a CDS encoding siderophore-interacting protein yields the protein MTGQAQEYDFFPAHVVRTRRLGPTMLRVTFGGEALRGFASGGRDQSFSLFLPHPGQDEPNLPYAQGEGWFAAWRALPADERAVMRSYTVRAQRAEPPEVDVDFALHGTGPDDRAPAGPAAAWAAAAGPGARVVLLGPAVADNRSVSFRPPADADFVLLLADETALPATGGILEHLPAGTRALAWIEVPDADDVQDLPAPDGVELHWLVRAPGAPSGLPTALRAAELPDGAPYAWIAGESGTVKELRRHLVRERGVDRRAVAFSGYWRRGASEDRLREEAYAGQS from the coding sequence ATGACCGGCCAGGCCCAGGAGTACGACTTCTTCCCGGCGCACGTGGTGCGCACCCGCCGACTCGGCCCGACCATGCTGCGGGTCACCTTCGGCGGGGAGGCGCTGCGCGGCTTCGCGAGCGGCGGGCGCGACCAGTCCTTCTCGCTGTTCCTGCCGCACCCCGGGCAGGACGAGCCGAACCTGCCGTACGCGCAGGGCGAGGGCTGGTTCGCGGCCTGGCGGGCGCTCCCGGCGGACGAGCGGGCCGTGATGCGCTCGTACACCGTCCGCGCGCAGCGGGCCGAACCGCCCGAGGTGGACGTCGACTTCGCGCTGCACGGCACCGGCCCGGACGACCGCGCACCCGCCGGTCCGGCCGCCGCCTGGGCCGCCGCGGCGGGCCCCGGCGCGCGGGTGGTGCTGCTCGGCCCGGCCGTCGCCGACAACCGCTCGGTGTCCTTCCGGCCGCCCGCGGACGCCGACTTCGTGCTGCTGCTGGCCGACGAGACCGCGCTGCCCGCGACCGGCGGCATCCTGGAGCACCTCCCGGCCGGCACCCGGGCGCTGGCCTGGATCGAGGTGCCGGACGCCGACGACGTCCAGGACCTGCCCGCCCCGGACGGGGTGGAGCTGCACTGGCTGGTCCGCGCCCCCGGCGCGCCCTCCGGCCTGCCGACCGCCCTGCGCGCGGCCGAACTGCCCGACGGCGCCCCGTACGCGTGGATCGCCGGTGAGTCCGGCACCGTCAAGGAGCTGCGCCGGCACCTGGTGCGCGAACGCGGCGTCGACCGGCGCGCGGTGGCCTTCTCCGGCTACTGGCGGCGCGGCGCGTCCGAGGACCGGCTGCGCGAGGAGGCGTACGCCGGGCAGTCCTGA
- a CDS encoding helix-turn-helix transcriptional regulator, with protein sequence MPAPLTPSSGQPDVARAAALFADPSRARMLKALGDGRALSGAVLAAEAGVGAPTASAHLARLLDAGLVTVRSSGRNRFYRLAGPEVGHALEALALIAPPLPITSLRDSGTTNALRRSRTCYDHLAGRLGVALMGTLLDRGLLTGHDGTHRPAAAVRDRASGYGHDHRYRLTPAGRTALHRLGIDLDALPPRRPLVRYCVDWSEQQHHLAGAAGAALTARLLALRWIRHGASPRVVHLTESGATGLANWIGLPPPD encoded by the coding sequence GTGCCCGCTCCCCTCACCCCCTCCAGCGGCCAGCCGGACGTCGCCCGGGCCGCCGCGCTGTTCGCCGACCCGTCCCGGGCCCGGATGCTGAAGGCGCTCGGCGACGGCCGCGCCCTGTCCGGCGCCGTCCTCGCCGCCGAGGCGGGCGTCGGCGCGCCCACCGCCAGCGCCCACCTGGCCCGGCTCCTCGACGCCGGGCTGGTCACCGTCCGCAGCAGCGGCCGCAACCGCTTCTACCGGCTGGCCGGTCCCGAGGTCGGCCACGCGCTCGAAGCGCTCGCCCTGATCGCGCCCCCGCTGCCGATCACCTCGCTGCGCGACAGCGGCACCACCAACGCGCTGCGCCGCTCCCGCACCTGCTACGACCACCTGGCCGGGCGGCTCGGCGTCGCCCTGATGGGCACCCTGCTCGACCGCGGCCTGCTGACCGGCCACGACGGCACCCACCGGCCGGCCGCCGCCGTCCGCGACCGCGCCTCCGGCTACGGCCACGACCACCGCTACCGGCTCACCCCGGCCGGGCGCACCGCCCTGCACCGGCTCGGCATCGACCTCGACGCCCTCCCGCCCCGCCGCCCGCTGGTCCGGTACTGCGTCGACTGGAGCGAGCAGCAGCACCACCTGGCCGGCGCCGCCGGGGCCGCCCTCACCGCCCGCCTGCTGGCCCTCCGCTGGATCCGGCACGGCGCCAGCCCCCGCGTCGTCCACCTCACCGAATCCGGCGCCACCGGCCTCGCGAACTGGATCGGCCTCCCCCCGCCGGACTGA
- a CDS encoding iron chelate uptake ABC transporter family permease subunit, protein MKTLRVARFSVRYRPRGLAVGAGALLAALVVGVLALGRGDFPIGPGDVVRALLGGGDAAQSYVVNQLRLPRVATALLVGAALALAGALFQTLVRNPLGSPDVLGFTQGAATGALLVVVAGGSSAALAGGAVAGGLATGALIYALAWRGGVQGARLVLVGIGTAAILTGVNGYLLTRTQLMDAARAVLWLTGSLDGRGWDQARPLALALAVLVPLVLLVCGPALRALELGDDAASGLGVRPERLRIALLGAAVLLASLAAAAAGPVNFLALTAPQLARRITRSPGPNLAASMCTGAALLVTADFAAQHLFGDRQLPVGVVTGVLGGGYLVWLLATQRRAGRL, encoded by the coding sequence ATGAAGACTCTGAGGGTGGCCCGGTTCTCGGTGCGGTACCGGCCGCGGGGCCTCGCGGTGGGGGCGGGGGCGCTGCTGGCGGCGCTCGTGGTCGGGGTGCTCGCGCTCGGGCGGGGGGACTTCCCGATCGGGCCCGGGGACGTGGTGCGGGCGCTGCTCGGCGGCGGGGACGCCGCCCAGAGCTACGTCGTCAACCAGCTCCGGCTGCCCCGGGTGGCCACCGCGCTGCTGGTCGGCGCGGCCCTGGCGCTGGCCGGGGCGCTGTTCCAGACCCTGGTGCGCAACCCGCTGGGCAGCCCGGACGTCCTCGGCTTCACCCAGGGCGCGGCCACCGGCGCGCTGCTGGTGGTGGTGGCCGGCGGCTCCAGCGCCGCGCTGGCGGGCGGCGCGGTGGCGGGCGGCCTGGCCACCGGCGCGCTGATCTACGCCCTGGCCTGGCGCGGCGGGGTGCAGGGCGCCCGGCTGGTGCTGGTCGGCATCGGAACGGCGGCGATCCTCACCGGCGTCAACGGCTACCTGCTGACCCGCACCCAGCTGATGGACGCCGCCCGCGCGGTGCTCTGGCTCACCGGCAGCCTGGACGGCCGGGGCTGGGACCAGGCCCGCCCGCTGGCACTCGCGCTGGCCGTGCTCGTCCCGCTGGTGCTGCTGGTCTGCGGGCCCGCGCTGCGCGCCCTGGAGCTGGGCGACGACGCGGCGAGCGGGCTGGGCGTGCGCCCCGAGCGGCTGCGGATCGCGCTGCTGGGCGCCGCCGTGCTGCTCGCCTCGCTGGCCGCGGCCGCCGCCGGGCCGGTCAACTTCCTGGCCCTGACCGCCCCCCAGCTGGCCCGCCGGATCACCCGCTCGCCGGGCCCGAACCTGGCCGCGTCCATGTGCACCGGTGCCGCGCTGCTGGTCACGGCGGACTTCGCCGCGCAGCACCTGTTCGGCGACCGGCAGCTGCCGGTGGGCGTGGTCACCGGCGTCCTGGGCGGCGGCTACCTGGTCTGGCTGCTCGCCACCCAGCGCCGGGCCGGCCGCCTGTGA
- a CDS encoding serine/threonine-protein kinase produces the protein MHSTVEGVGTAGLFADRYRIAGLLGQGGGARVLRAVDLRLGREVALKVLHQGASEDFTRRFAAEARTLARLRHRGLVEVYDYGRADDRPYLVLELVDGPTLADALRASALSVPATVRLGRELARTLAFVHACGVVHRDVKPSNVLIDASGAPRLADFGIARSPVDADAADADATRTGFVVGTPAYLAPEQIRGEGARPAADVYALGLLLIECLTGQRVYPGGPIEAAVARLLHAPSIPDGIPARLARALRAMTRPDPAARPSAEECVELLDPGKPAPPPAGVRSGGRSELRRRLALSAGTACLLLVGGAGSVAFGASDGTEPSARLQPAAATVTIPVPPAPTTPAAEPAAAPAAVPAPAPAADRAPARPAVRTEPPQAPHDNGRKKEGKGPKPPRRGRG, from the coding sequence ATGCACTCGACAGTTGAGGGCGTCGGCACCGCGGGACTGTTCGCGGACCGGTACCGGATCGCGGGGCTGCTGGGCCAGGGCGGCGGCGCCCGGGTGCTGCGGGCGGTGGACCTCCGGCTCGGCCGCGAGGTCGCGCTGAAGGTGCTGCACCAGGGCGCCTCCGAGGACTTCACCCGCCGGTTCGCCGCCGAGGCGCGGACGCTGGCCCGGCTCCGGCACCGGGGGCTGGTCGAGGTCTACGACTACGGCCGCGCCGACGACCGCCCCTACCTGGTCCTGGAACTGGTGGACGGCCCGACGCTGGCCGACGCGCTGCGCGCCTCGGCGCTCTCCGTCCCCGCCACGGTCCGGCTCGGCCGGGAACTGGCCCGCACGCTGGCGTTCGTCCACGCCTGCGGCGTCGTCCACCGCGACGTCAAACCGTCCAACGTGCTGATCGACGCCTCGGGGGCGCCGCGGCTCGCGGACTTCGGCATCGCCCGTTCGCCGGTGGACGCGGACGCCGCGGACGCCGACGCGACCCGGACGGGCTTCGTCGTCGGCACCCCCGCGTACCTGGCGCCGGAGCAGATCCGCGGCGAGGGCGCCCGCCCGGCCGCCGACGTCTACGCCCTGGGGCTGCTGCTGATCGAGTGCCTCACCGGGCAGCGCGTCTACCCGGGCGGCCCCATCGAGGCGGCCGTGGCCCGGCTGCTGCACGCCCCCTCGATCCCGGACGGCATCCCCGCCCGGCTCGCCCGGGCCCTGCGCGCCATGACCCGGCCGGACCCGGCGGCCCGGCCGTCCGCCGAGGAGTGCGTGGAACTGCTCGACCCGGGGAAGCCCGCGCCCCCGCCGGCCGGGGTCCGCTCCGGCGGCCGGAGCGAACTGCGCCGACGGCTGGCGCTCTCGGCGGGAACGGCCTGCCTGCTGCTCGTCGGCGGGGCCGGGAGCGTGGCGTTCGGCGCGAGCGACGGCACGGAACCCTCCGCCCGGCTGCAACCCGCGGCCGCCACCGTCACCATCCCCGTCCCGCCCGCCCCGACCACCCCGGCCGCAGAGCCCGCCGCCGCGCCTGCCGCTGTGCCCGCGCCCGCGCCCGCCGCCGACCGCGCCCCGGCCCGTCCCGCCGTCCGGACCGAACCGCCGCAGGCCCCCCACGACAACGGCCGGAAGAAGGAGGGCAAGGGCCCGAAACCGCCCCGGCGGGGACGGGGCTGA
- a CDS encoding iron ABC transporter permease, with protein sequence MSTTGSLPIPGAAPARRGSPRALGLAVGLLVLLAVLVLSLGLGAKQLSPAEVWHGLLDPDAPGYTVVHRMRLPRTLLGLLAGTALGLAGGVMQALTRNPLADPGLLGINAGASAAVATAAAVLGVTSFTGYVWWALVGAALVSVLVYAVGGGRGATPARLALAGAALNATLYSYVSAVMLLDTASLDKLRFWTVGSLASAQTSTVLGVLPFIAVGALLALGLARPLNALALGDDAARALGARPAAIRAAAIVAVTLLCGAATAACGPIVFVGLMVPHLVRALTGPDLRWLLPYCAVLAPVLLLGADVLGRVLGRPGELQVGIVTAVLGGPFFLYFARRGKARA encoded by the coding sequence TTGAGCACCACCGGCTCCCTCCCGATACCCGGCGCCGCCCCCGCCCGCCGCGGCTCGCCCCGCGCGCTCGGCCTGGCCGTCGGGCTGCTCGTGCTGCTCGCCGTCCTGGTGCTCAGCCTCGGCCTCGGCGCCAAGCAGCTGAGCCCCGCCGAGGTCTGGCACGGACTCCTCGACCCGGACGCCCCCGGCTACACCGTCGTCCACCGGATGCGGCTGCCCCGCACCCTGCTCGGCCTGCTGGCCGGCACTGCGCTCGGCCTGGCCGGCGGCGTCATGCAGGCGCTCACCCGCAACCCGCTCGCCGACCCCGGCCTGCTCGGCATCAACGCCGGCGCCTCGGCCGCCGTCGCCACCGCGGCCGCCGTGCTCGGCGTCACCTCCTTCACCGGCTACGTCTGGTGGGCGCTGGTCGGCGCCGCCCTGGTCTCCGTCCTGGTGTACGCCGTCGGCGGCGGCCGCGGCGCCACCCCCGCCCGGCTCGCACTGGCCGGCGCCGCGCTCAACGCCACCCTGTACTCGTACGTCAGCGCGGTGATGCTGCTGGACACCGCCTCGCTCGACAAGCTGCGCTTCTGGACGGTCGGCTCGCTGGCCAGCGCCCAGACCTCCACCGTGCTCGGCGTCCTGCCGTTCATCGCCGTCGGCGCGCTGCTCGCGCTCGGCCTGGCCCGCCCGCTCAACGCGCTCGCGCTCGGCGACGACGCGGCGCGGGCGCTGGGGGCCAGGCCGGCCGCGATCCGGGCCGCCGCGATCGTCGCCGTCACCCTGCTGTGCGGCGCGGCCACCGCCGCCTGCGGCCCGATCGTCTTCGTCGGCCTGATGGTGCCCCACCTGGTCCGCGCCCTCACCGGCCCCGACCTGCGCTGGCTCCTCCCGTACTGCGCCGTCCTGGCCCCCGTCCTGCTGCTCGGCGCCGACGTCCTGGGCCGCGTCCTGGGCCGTCCCGGCGAGCTCCAGGTCGGCATCGTCACGGCCGTCCTCGGCGGCCCGTTCTTCCTGTACTTCGCACGACGGGGGAAGGCCCGCGCATGA
- a CDS encoding ABC transporter substrate-binding protein, translated as MSSSPRLTRRGLLAAGGATALGAVLAACGSSGDKASEGAKGTGGGAWTFTDDRPQTVTAKSVPSRVVAFTGAAAALADFGLDKQLVGVFGETKTADGKADPQAGSLDVDKIEIIGNAWGEFSIEKYAALRPELLVTHMYDPGAYWYVPDESKDKILPLAPQALISTGRVTITQPIEHYAKLAESLGADLGAQKVVDAKARFEKASEELRQAVKAAGGVKVMACSGSADLFYVSNPKISCDLIYFAELGVEFIQPEKTDGGDYYEGLSWENAGKYPADLLLLDQRSTALQPKDLAAKPSWGQLPAVKAEQITPWDAVPRFSYAGFAPLIERLTAAIQKSRKLS; from the coding sequence ATGTCGTCTTCCCCCCGCCTGACCCGCCGCGGCCTGCTCGCCGCGGGCGGAGCCACCGCCCTCGGCGCGGTGCTCGCCGCCTGCGGCTCCTCCGGCGACAAGGCGTCGGAGGGGGCCAAGGGCACGGGCGGCGGCGCGTGGACCTTCACCGACGACCGCCCGCAGACCGTCACCGCGAAGAGCGTCCCGTCCCGGGTGGTGGCCTTCACCGGCGCCGCCGCCGCGCTCGCCGACTTCGGCCTGGACAAGCAGCTGGTCGGCGTCTTCGGCGAGACCAAGACCGCCGACGGCAAGGCCGACCCGCAGGCCGGCAGCCTGGACGTGGACAAGATCGAGATCATCGGCAACGCCTGGGGCGAGTTCTCGATCGAGAAGTACGCGGCGCTGCGCCCCGAGCTGCTGGTGACCCACATGTACGACCCGGGCGCGTACTGGTACGTGCCGGACGAGTCCAAGGACAAGATCCTGCCGCTCGCCCCGCAGGCGCTGATCTCCACCGGCCGGGTCACCATCACCCAGCCGATCGAGCACTACGCCAAGCTCGCCGAGTCGCTGGGCGCGGACCTGGGGGCGCAGAAGGTGGTCGACGCCAAGGCCCGCTTCGAGAAGGCGTCCGAGGAGCTGCGGCAGGCCGTCAAGGCGGCCGGCGGCGTCAAGGTGATGGCCTGCTCCGGCAGCGCCGACCTGTTCTACGTCTCCAACCCGAAGATCTCCTGCGACCTGATCTACTTCGCCGAGCTGGGCGTGGAGTTCATCCAGCCGGAGAAGACCGACGGCGGCGACTACTACGAGGGCCTGAGCTGGGAGAACGCTGGCAAGTACCCGGCCGACCTGCTGCTGCTCGACCAGCGCTCCACCGCCCTGCAGCCCAAGGACCTGGCCGCCAAGCCCTCCTGGGGCCAGCTGCCCGCCGTCAAGGCCGAGCAGATCACCCCGTGGGACGCGGTGCCGCGCTTCTCGTACGCCGGGTTCGCCCCGCTGATCGAGCGGCTGACCGCCGCGATCCAGAAGTCCCGCAAGCTGAGCTGA
- a CDS encoding superoxide dismutase — protein sequence MGAYTLPDLPYDYSALERAMSAEILELHHSKHHQAYVNGANSTLDQLAEARDKEQFGSLVGLQKTLAFNLSGHVLHSLFWENLSPDGGDRPEGALADAITEHFGSFEAFKQQLTTATVGVQGSGWGILSWEPLGERLVIEQVYDHHGNVGQGTTPLLAFDAWEHAYYLQYKNVRPDYVTRLWDVVNWQDVSARYAATRA from the coding sequence ATGGGTGCCTACACGCTGCCTGACCTGCCGTACGACTACTCCGCCCTGGAACGGGCGATGTCCGCCGAGATCCTCGAACTGCACCACTCCAAGCACCACCAGGCGTACGTCAACGGCGCCAACTCGACGCTCGACCAGCTCGCCGAGGCCCGCGACAAGGAGCAGTTCGGCTCGCTGGTCGGCCTGCAGAAGACGCTGGCCTTCAACCTCTCCGGCCACGTCCTGCACTCGCTGTTCTGGGAGAACCTCTCCCCCGACGGCGGCGACCGCCCCGAGGGCGCCCTCGCCGACGCGATCACCGAGCACTTCGGCTCCTTCGAGGCCTTCAAGCAGCAGCTCACCACCGCCACCGTCGGCGTCCAGGGCTCCGGCTGGGGCATCCTCTCCTGGGAGCCGCTCGGCGAGCGGCTCGTCATCGAGCAGGTCTACGACCACCACGGCAACGTCGGCCAGGGCACCACCCCCCTGCTCGCCTTCGACGCCTGGGAGCACGCCTACTACCTCCAGTACAAGAACGTCCGCCCCGACTACGTCACCCGCCTCTGGGACGTCGTCAACTGGCAGGACGTCAGCGCCCGCTACGCCGCCACCCGGGCCTGA
- a CDS encoding MFS transporter, translated as MASVQMTQTLARPPAARLVLPPLVALSLGHFLVMLDVTVVNAAVPGVRAALGTGAAGLQWVVDGYSTVFAGLLLLGGGLGDRFGHRRLYLAGLGLFAAASALCAAAPSGTVLVGARLGQGAGAALLVPASFALLRAAYPDVALRARAVGAWGLVSAVAFGAGPAVGGLLVAGPGWRWVFWVNLPVAALAAALTCRHVRPSAAVRSGRRGDPLGQLLGAAGLVALVGAVNEAGARGWGSPWVLAVLAGGAAALAGFVRVELRLERRLERRSAREPGGRAPLLPPALLRDGRLAVVDAVGLLLSLGYYGMLYVLTPYFRQVLHLGALGAGLALLPSVGMGLLAAPLSSRLAARSGPYPPMAGALLLGAAGFLGWLAAGPHTPYPVLLFALAATGLATPLTVVAATVAVLEAAPPASAGTASAVFNVARQAGSSFGVALFGTLAGALGPVRGLHVSALVAAGAFLLGALLVGGLRRRERAAAGARPTGGAPAAGVRPGWRRSGR; from the coding sequence ATGGCTTCCGTACAGATGACGCAGACGCTCGCCCGCCCGCCGGCCGCCCGGCTCGTGCTGCCGCCGCTGGTGGCGCTGAGCCTGGGCCACTTCCTGGTGATGCTGGACGTCACGGTGGTGAACGCGGCGGTGCCGGGCGTGCGGGCCGCGCTGGGGACGGGCGCGGCCGGGCTGCAGTGGGTGGTGGACGGCTACAGCACGGTGTTCGCGGGGCTGCTGCTGCTCGGCGGCGGGCTCGGCGACCGGTTCGGGCACCGGCGGCTGTACCTGGCGGGGCTCGGCCTGTTCGCGGCGGCCTCGGCGCTCTGCGCGGCGGCCCCGTCGGGGACGGTGCTGGTGGGGGCCCGGCTGGGGCAGGGGGCGGGGGCGGCGCTGCTGGTGCCGGCCTCGTTCGCGCTGCTGCGGGCGGCGTACCCGGACGTCGCGCTGCGGGCCCGGGCGGTGGGGGCGTGGGGGCTGGTCTCGGCGGTGGCGTTCGGCGCGGGGCCCGCGGTGGGCGGGCTGCTGGTGGCCGGGCCGGGCTGGCGGTGGGTGTTCTGGGTGAACCTGCCGGTCGCGGCGCTGGCGGCGGCACTGACCTGCCGTCACGTCCGTCCGTCGGCGGCGGTGCGCTCGGGGCGGCGGGGCGATCCGCTGGGCCAACTGCTGGGCGCGGCGGGCCTGGTGGCGCTGGTCGGGGCGGTGAACGAGGCGGGCGCGCGGGGCTGGGGCTCGCCGTGGGTGCTGGCCGTGCTCGCGGGCGGCGCGGCGGCGCTGGCCGGGTTCGTCCGGGTGGAACTGCGGCTGGAGCGGCGGCTGGAGCGGCGCTCGGCGCGGGAGCCGGGCGGCCGGGCCCCGCTGCTGCCGCCCGCGCTGCTGCGGGACGGGCGGCTCGCGGTGGTGGACGCGGTCGGGCTGCTGCTGAGCCTCGGTTACTACGGGATGCTGTACGTGCTGACGCCGTACTTCCGGCAGGTGCTGCACCTCGGCGCGCTGGGGGCGGGGCTGGCGCTGCTGCCCTCGGTGGGGATGGGCCTGCTCGCGGCCCCGCTGTCGAGCCGGCTGGCGGCCCGGTCCGGCCCGTACCCGCCGATGGCGGGCGCGCTGCTGCTGGGGGCGGCGGGGTTCCTGGGCTGGCTGGCGGCGGGGCCGCACACCCCGTACCCGGTGCTGCTGTTCGCGTTGGCGGCGACCGGGCTGGCGACGCCGCTGACGGTGGTCGCGGCCACCGTCGCGGTGCTGGAGGCGGCGCCGCCGGCCTCGGCGGGAACGGCCTCGGCGGTGTTCAACGTCGCGCGGCAGGCGGGCAGTTCGTTCGGCGTGGCGCTGTTCGGCACCCTGGCGGGCGCGCTGGGCCCGGTGCGCGGCCTGCACGTCTCGGCGCTGGTCGCGGCGGGCGCCTTCCTGCTCGGGGCGCTGCTCGTCGGCGGGCTCCGGCGGCGGGAGCGGGCGGCGGCGGGGGCGCGGCCGACGGGCGGCGCCCCCGCCGCCGGGGTCAGGCCCGGGTGGCGGCGTAGCGGGCGCTGA